The following are encoded together in the Jaculus jaculus isolate mJacJac1 chromosome 3, mJacJac1.mat.Y.cur, whole genome shotgun sequence genome:
- the Trim21 gene encoding E3 ubiquitin-protein ligase TRIM21 isoform X1 — MLFEGACVLLLFSYRLPVLVSPPSLLNIPTVLLHQSTPPPPAMSSETSLEKLWQEVTCSICLDPMVEPMSIECGHSFCKECISEVGESGHSVCPECRQCFLLRNLRPNRHIANMVENLKQTSQDSKKGTRENQCVVHGVKLHLFCEEDAQPLCWVCAQSGKHRDHTMVPVEEAAQAYQEKLQMALERLRKEQELAERLEVDLRKKRADWKRTVEAQKLRIHAEFVQQSSLLAEEERRQLQKLEEDEREHLRILGEKEAELSQQSQALQELISELERRSRSSALELLQEVRVVLERSESWSVNTPDVAPPEVRTVYHVPGRKKMLRTCGVHVTLDRDTANPWLIVSEDRRQVRLGDARQDMPENDKRFDNYPMVLGAQSFTSGKCYWEVDVTGKEAWDLGVCRNSVRRKGQVFLSPENGFWVIWLWQKDKYEAGTCPQTPLHLQVPPRQVGIFLDYEAGTVSFYNVTDRGSLIYVFSECAFAGPLRPFFGTGFNDDGGNSAPLTLCPLKV; from the exons ATGTTATTTGAGGGGGCGTGTGTTTTGCTCTTGTTCTCGTACAGACTTCCTGTTCTTGTTTCCCCACCAAGCCTCCTCAACATCCCCACAGTGCTGCTTCACCagagcacccccccacccccagctatgTCCTCAGAAACGTCCCTGGAAAAGTTATGGCAGGAAGTCACTTGCTCTATCTGCCTGGATCCCATGGTGGAGCCCATGAGCATCGAATGTGGCCATAGCTTTTGCAAGGAATGCATCTCTGAGGTGGGGGAAAGTGGACACAGTGTGTGTCCTGAATGCCGGCAATGCTTTCTACTGAGGAACCTCAGGCCCAATCGTCACATAGCCAACATGGTGgaaaacctcaaacaaacaagccaagACTCCAAGAAGGGCACACGGGAGAACCAGTGTGTGGTGCATGGAGTGAAACTTCACCTGTTCTGTGAGGAAGACGCGCAGCCCCTTTGCTGGGTGTGTGCCCAGTCTGGGAAACACCGTGACCACACCatggtccctgtggaggaggcagCTCAGGCATACCAG GAAAAGCTCCAAATGGCATTGGAGAGGCTGAGAAAAGAGCAGGAGTTGGCTGAGAGGCTGGAAGTGGATCTTAGAAAGAAGAGAGCAGACTGGAAG AGGACTGTTGAGGCCCAGAAGTTGAGGATTCATGCTGAGTTTGTGCAGCAGAGCAGTCTCCTGGCTGAAGAGGAACGGAGACAgctgcagaagctggaggaggaTGAGCGGGAGCACCTGCGAATCCTGGGGGAGAAGGAGGCGGAGCTGAGCCAGCAGAGTCAGGCCCTGCAGGAGCTGATCTCAGAGCTGGAGCGGAGGAGCCGGAGCTCAGCGCTCGAGCTGCTGCAG GAGGTGAGAGTTGTCCTGGAAAG GAGCGAGTCCTGGAGTGTGAATACTCCAGATGTTGCCCCACCAGAGGTGAGAACTGTGTACCACGTGCCTGGGCGGAAGAAGATGCTGAGAACGTGCGGAG TTCACGTCACTCTGGATCGAGACACGGCCAACCCCTGGCTCATCGTCTCAGAGGACCGGAGACAAGTGAGGCTTGGAGACGCCCGCCAGGACATGCCTGAAAACGACAAGAGATTTGACAATTACCCAATGGTGCTGGGCGCCCAGAGCTTCACCTCTGGCAAGTGTTACTGGGAGGTGGATGTGACAGGAAAGGAGGCCTGGGACCTGGGGGTCTGTAGAAACTCTGTGCGGAGGAAGGGGCAAGTTTTCCTTAGCCCTGAGAATGGCTTCTGGGTAATTTGGCTGTGGCAGAAAGACAAATACGAGGCTGGCACCTGCCCCCAGACCCCCCTCCACCTGCAGGTGCCTCCACGTCAAGTTGGGATTTTCCTGGACTATGAGGCGGGCACTGTCTCCTTCTATAACGTCACTGACCGTGGCTCCCTCATCTACGTGTTCTCCGAGTGTGCCTTCGCTGGACCTCTGCGGCCCTTCTTCGGTACTGGTTTCAATGATGACGGGGGAAATTCTGCACCTCTAACCCTCTGTCCACTAAAGGTGTGA
- the Trim21 gene encoding E3 ubiquitin-protein ligase TRIM21 isoform X2, which yields MSSETSLEKLWQEVTCSICLDPMVEPMSIECGHSFCKECISEVGESGHSVCPECRQCFLLRNLRPNRHIANMVENLKQTSQDSKKGTRENQCVVHGVKLHLFCEEDAQPLCWVCAQSGKHRDHTMVPVEEAAQAYQEKLQMALERLRKEQELAERLEVDLRKKRADWKRTVEAQKLRIHAEFVQQSSLLAEEERRQLQKLEEDEREHLRILGEKEAELSQQSQALQELISELERRSRSSALELLQEVRVVLERSESWSVNTPDVAPPEVRTVYHVPGRKKMLRTCGVHVTLDRDTANPWLIVSEDRRQVRLGDARQDMPENDKRFDNYPMVLGAQSFTSGKCYWEVDVTGKEAWDLGVCRNSVRRKGQVFLSPENGFWVIWLWQKDKYEAGTCPQTPLHLQVPPRQVGIFLDYEAGTVSFYNVTDRGSLIYVFSECAFAGPLRPFFGTGFNDDGGNSAPLTLCPLKV from the exons atgTCCTCAGAAACGTCCCTGGAAAAGTTATGGCAGGAAGTCACTTGCTCTATCTGCCTGGATCCCATGGTGGAGCCCATGAGCATCGAATGTGGCCATAGCTTTTGCAAGGAATGCATCTCTGAGGTGGGGGAAAGTGGACACAGTGTGTGTCCTGAATGCCGGCAATGCTTTCTACTGAGGAACCTCAGGCCCAATCGTCACATAGCCAACATGGTGgaaaacctcaaacaaacaagccaagACTCCAAGAAGGGCACACGGGAGAACCAGTGTGTGGTGCATGGAGTGAAACTTCACCTGTTCTGTGAGGAAGACGCGCAGCCCCTTTGCTGGGTGTGTGCCCAGTCTGGGAAACACCGTGACCACACCatggtccctgtggaggaggcagCTCAGGCATACCAG GAAAAGCTCCAAATGGCATTGGAGAGGCTGAGAAAAGAGCAGGAGTTGGCTGAGAGGCTGGAAGTGGATCTTAGAAAGAAGAGAGCAGACTGGAAG AGGACTGTTGAGGCCCAGAAGTTGAGGATTCATGCTGAGTTTGTGCAGCAGAGCAGTCTCCTGGCTGAAGAGGAACGGAGACAgctgcagaagctggaggaggaTGAGCGGGAGCACCTGCGAATCCTGGGGGAGAAGGAGGCGGAGCTGAGCCAGCAGAGTCAGGCCCTGCAGGAGCTGATCTCAGAGCTGGAGCGGAGGAGCCGGAGCTCAGCGCTCGAGCTGCTGCAG GAGGTGAGAGTTGTCCTGGAAAG GAGCGAGTCCTGGAGTGTGAATACTCCAGATGTTGCCCCACCAGAGGTGAGAACTGTGTACCACGTGCCTGGGCGGAAGAAGATGCTGAGAACGTGCGGAG TTCACGTCACTCTGGATCGAGACACGGCCAACCCCTGGCTCATCGTCTCAGAGGACCGGAGACAAGTGAGGCTTGGAGACGCCCGCCAGGACATGCCTGAAAACGACAAGAGATTTGACAATTACCCAATGGTGCTGGGCGCCCAGAGCTTCACCTCTGGCAAGTGTTACTGGGAGGTGGATGTGACAGGAAAGGAGGCCTGGGACCTGGGGGTCTGTAGAAACTCTGTGCGGAGGAAGGGGCAAGTTTTCCTTAGCCCTGAGAATGGCTTCTGGGTAATTTGGCTGTGGCAGAAAGACAAATACGAGGCTGGCACCTGCCCCCAGACCCCCCTCCACCTGCAGGTGCCTCCACGTCAAGTTGGGATTTTCCTGGACTATGAGGCGGGCACTGTCTCCTTCTATAACGTCACTGACCGTGGCTCCCTCATCTACGTGTTCTCCGAGTGTGCCTTCGCTGGACCTCTGCGGCCCTTCTTCGGTACTGGTTTCAATGATGACGGGGGAAATTCTGCACCTCTAACCCTCTGTCCACTAAAGGTGTGA